One part of the Osmerus mordax isolate fOsmMor3 chromosome 18, fOsmMor3.pri, whole genome shotgun sequence genome encodes these proteins:
- the acot13 gene encoding acyl-coenzyme A thioesterase 13 has product MVSLSLNSLKQIMRAMVDSPGFDRVLSKVDIVSATPGKVVCEMKVEEEHTNRGGTLHGGLTATLVDVISTTAIMYTERGAPGVSVDMNITYMNAARVGEDVLITAQVLKQGRTLAFATVDLTNKSTGKLIAQGRHTKHLGSA; this is encoded by the exons ATGGTTTCCCTATCTTTGAACTCGTTAAAACAAATTATGAGGGCTATGGTTGATAGTCCTGGGTTTGATAGAGTGTTAAGTAAG GTGGACATTGTGTCAGCTACTCCGGGCAAGGTGGTTTGCGAGATGAAGGTAGAAGAGGAGCATACAAACCGAGGAGGGACTCTTCACGGGGGGCTGACAGCCACGCTGGTCGACGTCATCTCCACCACCGCAATCATGTACACAGAACGTGGAGCGCCGGGAGTTAGCGTTGACATGAACATAAC GTACATGAATGCTGCCAGGGTTGGCGAGGATGTGCTAATCACCGCCCAAGTGctgaagcagggcaggaccTTGGCATTTGCTACTGTGGACCTCACAAACAAGTCCACAGGGAAACTTATTGCACaaggcagacacacaaaacaccttGGCAGTGCCTAG
- the tdp2b gene encoding tyrosyl-DNA phosphodiesterase 2 — protein sequence MSSVTESVKPSVETSVEETRTGLCEEFASITGSDSAVAQCYLAENEWEMERALNSFFEADMEAVFEVADSPELDSSPKVKRQKVDNTKADCIDLTEEEPASSSSKSTAAKVEPKSPRDPGLDGKLSLITWNVDGLDTDNLGDRARGLCSYLALYTPDVVLLQELIPPYVQYLKKRAVSYTIIEGGEEGYFTGLMLKKSTVKLLKSEIVGYPSSQMMRNLLIAQVRFMGQELCLMTSHFESCKGQSEERMKQLKVVLMRMKEAPGHVTALFGGDTNLRDTEVAKVGGLPAGVCDVWERLGKQEHCRYTWDTKANSNKSVPYVSRCRFDRVYLRPAKEGSRTPLLAPDHMDLLGQEKLDCGRYTSDHWGIYCSFTVGPS from the exons ATGAGCTCTGTAACCGAGTCAGTCAAACCGTCGGTGGAAACTTCGGTGGAAGAAACCAGAACAGGTCTATGTGAGGAGTTTGCTTCAATCACAGGCTCAGATAGCGCTGTGGCTCAGTGTTATCttgctgaaaatgaatgggaaatGGAG AGAGCATTGAACTCGTTTTTTGAGGCTGACATGGAGGCTGTTTTTGAAGTGGCGGATTCCCCAGAATTGGACAGCAGCCCCAAAGTAAAGAGACAGAAGGTTGACAACACCAAAGCAGACTG CATTGACTTGACCGAAGAGGAACCTGCCTCTTCCAGCAGTAAGTCAACAGCAGCTAAAGTTGAACCCAAATCCCCCAGGGACCCGGGGCTAGACGGCAAACTGTCCCTGATCACCTGGAACGTAGATGGACTCGACACGGATAACTTGGGCGATCGAGCCAGAGGCTTGTGCTCATACCTGGCCCT ATATACACCTGACGTGGTGTTGCTACAGGAGCTTATTCCACCATATGTTCAGTACTTGAAGAAACGGGCTGTCAGCTACACAATTATTGAAG gaggtgaagaaggataCTTCACTGGTCTGATGCTAAAGAAGTCAACAGTCAAGCTCCTGAAGAGTGAGATTGTCGGTTACCCAAGCAGCCAGATGATGAGAAATCTCCTTATCGCTCAG GTTCGGTTTATGGGGCAGGAGCTTTGCTTGATGACGTCACACTTTGAGAGCTGTAAAGGCCAATCAGAGGAGCGTATGAAACAGCTGAAGGTGGTGCTGATGAGGATGAAAGAAGCCCCTGGTCACGTCACCGCCCTGTTCGGAGGGGACACTAACCTAAGAGACACGGAG GTGGCGAAAGTGGGCGGCCTGCCCGCAGGCGTGTGTGACGTGTGGGAGCGCCTGGGCAAGCAGGAGCACTGCCGCTACACCTGGGACACCAAAGCCAACAGCAACAAGAGCGTGCCCTACGTCAGCCGCTGCCGCTTTGACCGCGTCTACCTGCGTCCGGCCAAGGAGGGCTCCCGCACCCCCCTGCTGGCTCCGGACCACATGGACCTTCTGGGCCAGGAGAAGCTGGACTGCGGCCGCTACACCAGTGACCACTGGGGCATCTACTGTAGTTTCACTGTCGGCCCGTCCTGA
- the tmem64 gene encoding transmembrane protein 64: MWTSGSTTLQHFVKILKHAAGKGQIQLNRWLQRTSTDDCDKIDILICNAFDERGAIGKPDPVTEISDTGVSFTGDFRHPCCITTCCFKSALLACILTAVCFSSVALVRQYLKDLLLWVESLDSFVGALLFIVGLIIVSFPCGWGYIVLNVAAGYLYGFVLGMGLVMVGVLIGTFVAHLVCKRLLTDWVLNKVGNSEQLSAVIRVVEGGSGLKVVALARLTPIPFGLQNAVFSITDVSLPNYLVVSSVGLLPTQLLNSYLGTTLRTMEDVIAEQSISGYFVFSLQIIISIGLMFYVVHRAQVELNAAIAACQMELKTSHMNGSSTNHSGFTYCSKRASAGGGVNVV; the protein is encoded by the exons ATGTGGACGTCGGGGTCCACGACCCTGCAGCACTTTGTTAAGATCCTGAAACATGCCGCGGGTAAAGGGCAGATTCAACTCAACCGTTGGTTGCAGAGGACATCCACAGATGATTGCGACAAAATAGACATATTGATATGCAACGCCTTCGATGAGAGAGGCGCCATCGGAAAACCTGACCCGGTCACAGAAATCAGCGACACAGGGGTTTCATTTACCGGTGACTTCAGACACCCGTGTTGTATTACTACCTGCTGTTTCAAGAGCGCCCTGCTGGCATGCATTTTGACTGCTGTGTGCTTCTCTTCCGTGGCTCTCGTGCGCCAATACCTCAAGGATCTTCTCCTATGGGTCGAAAGTTTGGACAGTTTTGTCGGAGCCTTGCTGTTCATAGTTGGCTTGATTATCGTTTCGTTCCCTTGCGGATGGGGGTATATTGTTCTCAACGTGGCAGCGGGCTACCTCTATGGCTTCGTACTTGGTATGGGACTAGTTATGGTGGGAGTTTTGATTGGGACCTTCGTGGCGCACCTTGTGTGCAAGCGACTATTGACTGACTGGGTGCTGAACAAGGTCGGGAACAGTGAGCAACTCAGCGCCGTCATACGAGTTGTGGAGGGTGGAAGTGGACTAAAAGTTGTGGCCTTAGCAAGACTCACGCCGATACCATTCGGCCTCCAAAATGCAGTTTTTTCG ATCACAGACGTGTCCTTGCCAAACTACCTGGTGGTCTCTTCCGTGGGCCTGCTGCCCACCCAGCTGCTCAACTCCTACCTTGGCACCACCCTGCGCACCATGGAGGACGTCATCGCGGAGCAGAGCATCAGCGGATACTTCGTCTTCAGCCTGCAG atcaTCATCAGCATCGGGTTGATGTTCTACGTGGTCCACCGCGCACAGGTGGAGCTCAATGCCGCCATCGCCGCCTGCCAGATGGAGTTGAAGACGTCCCACATGAACGGCAGCTCCACCAATCACAGCGGCTTCACCTACTGCAGCAAGAGGGCCTCGGCAGGGGGCGGGGTCAACGTGGTCTGA